The Alphaproteobacteria bacterium sequence GCTCGGCCGGGAAAGCTGGCGGGTGGTGGGTGACGGGGCGGACGGGACCTGACCCCAAGCCCTTGAGCTTCCCCGGACGGTGCGGAGCGCCGATCCGGGGCCTCTTGAGGGTGCGCGCAGGAGGGCGGAGATCCCGGCCCTCGCCTTCGGCTCGGCCGGGAAAGCTGGCGGGTGGTGGGTGGTGGCGGCGGGGGCCTACCCCGTCTCCATCGGCTGGTCGCTTTTGGCCCATTCCTGCAGGCTGGCGTCGTAGACCCGGACATGGTCCTGGCCCAGCAGGTGCAGGACGAAGGCGTCGCCGGTCGCCGCGATGCCGCCGCCGCAATAGGTGATGACCTGGGGCTTGGCGAGCGCACCCACCGCGGCAAAGTCCTGCCGCAACGCCTCCAGCGGGCGGAAGCGGTGGTGGGCGGCCGGATCGGTCAGGCTGCGGGCGGCGACGCAGACGCTGCCGGGAATACGGCCGGGCCGGCCGTAATGGGTGCCGCCGCCGCTGTGCTGCTCTTCCGTCAGGGCGTTGACGGTCAGGATGTCGCCGGCGCCGATGGCGTCGCGGATCGCGGCCAGGTCGCAGAACAGGCCGCGGGTTTGGCCGAGCGTCAGGGATTGGGCCGCCACCGGTTGGGCCGCGCCGCGTTCCAGCGGCCGGCCCTCGGCGGTCCAGGCGTGCAGGCCGCCATCCAGCACGCCGGCCATGTCGAAGCCGTAATGGCGCAGCATCCACCAGAGCCGCGTCGCCCAGTGCGCCACGTCCGCATACAGCACCAGATGCGTGCCGTTGCCGACGCCGAGCCGCCCCAGCGCCGCCGCAAACGCCTCCGCCGGCGGCAGGGTGAAGCGCAGCGGGCTGCCGGTGTCGCTCAGGTCGCGGATCAGGTCGGCGAAGCCGGCGCCGGGGATGTGCGCGTCCTCGAACGCGGCCAAACCGGTTTCCGCCCGCATGTCGCCCCCCGGCAGCGGGTGCAGCGTCACGGTGCAGTCGAGCACGCGCACGCCGGGATGGTCGAGGTGGTCGGCCAGCCACGCGGTGGAGACCAGCGGGCCGAACCCATTCAGCGTTTCGCTCATTGCAATATCGTCCTTATGCTGGGGCCTTCTCGCCCCGTCGGCAGGACGGGCAGTCTGCCCCAACCCGCAAGGAAGGTCGATGTCGAACGACCATTGCCGGCTTCCGGATGCCACCTCCCGACGCGCGCAAGGGGCGTCCGACGCATGAGCCCCACCCCATGAATCCCACCTCAAGGGGCATCCTCTACATGATCGCCGGCACCCTGCTGCTGTCGACCCAGGATGCGATCACCAAACTGCTGACCGCCACCTATTCGCCGGGCGAGATCATGTGTCTGCGCGGCGCGGCCTCGTTCGCGGTGCTGGCGGTGCTGGTGCATCGCGAGGGCGGCTGGCGGCGGGTGAAGGCCCGGCGGCCGGGCTTGGTCTGGCTGCGGGGCGTGCTGGGGTTTCTGACCAGCCTGGTGATCGTCTCCGCCTTTCAGCGCCTGCCGCTGGCCGATGCCATGGCGGTGCTGTTCGCCGCGCCCTTGTTCGTGGCGCTGTTGCAGGGGCCGGTGCTGGGCGAGCGGGTGGGCGGCGCCCGCTGGGCCATCATCCTGG is a genomic window containing:
- a CDS encoding sulfurtransferase, which produces MSETLNGFGPLVSTAWLADHLDHPGVRVLDCTVTLHPLPGGDMRAETGLAAFEDAHIPGAGFADLIRDLSDTGSPLRFTLPPAEAFAAALGRLGVGNGTHLVLYADVAHWATRLWWMLRHYGFDMAGVLDGGLHAWTAEGRPLERGAAQPVAAQSLTLGQTRGLFCDLAAIRDAIGAGDILTVNALTEEQHSGGGTHYGRPGRIPGSVCVAARSLTDPAAHHRFRPLEALRQDFAAVGALAKPQVITYCGGGIAATGDAFVLHLLGQDHVRVYDASLQEWAKSDQPMETG